The sequence TCCATATTTTCTGGTGCGTTGATAGCGAAAACAACTGATTTAGCAATGTTTTCAGCAGATAGACCAATTTGTTTCTCAACTTCAATTTCAGCTTTTTGATTATCAGCATTACCAATTGATTTATACAATTCGGTTGCTACCGAACCAGGTGAAACGATAGTCGTTCTAATATTGTTATTGTGTTGCTCTTGACGAAGTCCTTCCATGATGGCACGAACAGCAAATTTAGAGCCATTGTAAACTGCCAGATTGGGAACAACCACGTGACCAGCTACTGAATCGGTGGCAATAATGTGACCAGATTTTTGTTCAATCATTGTTGGCAATACTGCAGCGATGCCGTTTAAGACTCCCATGACGTTAACATCTAGAATTCTTTGCCATTCATCACGAGCACGATTTTCCAAAGCATTGACTGGCATGACACCAGCATTATTGTATAGAACATCTACTCGACCAAATTCTTTTTTAGCAGTGTCGATCAAAGCTTGTACTTCATCAAAATTAGTTACATCGACTTTTTGAGTAATGATATCCTCATCTGGAAATTCTGCCTTTAGTTCATTTAAACGGTCCAATCTTCTGGCACCAATGACCAATTTTGCATGCTGTTTAGCTAACTCTCTAGTAGTGGCAGCTCCAATTCCGCTGGAAGCACCAGTAATGATAACGACTTTTTCTTTATTCATTAAAAAACCTCTCCTTTTTTGACTTCTTGGGCCGGATTCCCCATGACGACTGTATTTGCTAAAACATTCTTCGTTACTACAGAACCTGCTAAAACAACAGCTTCTTTGCCAATTGTGACGCCTGGCATGATCGTAACGTTTGCTCCAATATTAGCTTTTTGTTTGATGACAATTGGAGCTTTATTTTTAGTTTGATAATTAGTCGTTAAAAGTGTTGTGTTCGGTCCAATAATTACGTAATCCTCAATTATTATCTTGCCGATATCGACCATCGTGACATCACAGTTGATGAAAATATTTTTACCAAATTTTATGTTACGGCCATAGTCGGTATGAAACGGTAATCTAATCTCGTCAGTTGAATCCAATTGATAACCAAGTATTTCACTCAATAGCTGATTACTTTCTTGGGAACAAACTCGACTAGTATTTAAATGCTGTAGCAAGCGTTGATTCTGTTCAACTAAACGCTCGTCGACATTAAAAAGTTCTGATTGACAAGTCATTTGATTGCTCCTTTCAACTGAATGACTATAGTATAAAAGGATTTGCTAAATATGTGAAATACTTCTAAAATATGGATAAACATAATTATAAGTTATGGAAGGAATCGATTATGGAATTACGAGTTTTACGTTATTTTTTAGCTGTTGTTCAAGAAAAAAACATCACTAAAGCTGCCGAAAAATTGTTGATCTCACAACCTGCCCTCTCTAAACAGTTATCAGACTTAGAAGACGAGTTGGGAACAAAGTTGTTTATTCGTGGACATCGGCAAATAACTTTAACTTCTGAAGGTCAATACCTTAATACTAAGGCCGAAGAAATGGTCAAACTGGCTAAAAAAATCAGCGCTAATATTCAAAGTAACCAGATTATTAGTGGTGACTTGACGATTGGTGCTGGTGAAAGTATTGGGATGAAACGAATTCTCGATGTCTTGGGAAATATTAGTCAAGACTACCCTGATGTCAAAACTCACCTAATCAGTGGGGATGCTAATGAGATGGAAAAAAGTCTCAACAATGGGACTCTAGATTTTGCTGTCTTTATGGGTGAAAGGGATTTGGATGATTTCAATTATTTACAGATGCCTGAAACTGACCATTGGGGTGTCATCATGCGCGAAGATGCATTATTGGCTAACAAAGAAGTTATTGAACCAAAAGATCTTCTGAATCTTCCATTATTAGTATCATCCCAAGCTCTATCTAGTCATCGTTTTGACAATTGGTGGGGCAATCTTGGTCCAGAGATGAATATTACTGGAACTTTTACCCTTGCCTACAATGCCGAATTATTAGTACAAAGTAGCCATTCTTATATGCTGACGTTTGATCATTTGCTGAATAGAAATAATGTTCAGAATTTAATCTTCCGCCCAATATCTCCACAAATAATTGAACCAATCACCGTAGTTTGGAAAAAGAATACTGTTTTATCTAAGGTCTCGCAGTTATTTATAAAGCGTCTAAAAGCCTCACTTCAAAAATAGTCAAAAAAAAATACCCCCAAAATCATGGAGGTATCTTTTTGACTATTTATTTATTCCCAATCATAGTCAGTTGGGTCATTTAGTCCACGTCCTGTTGCCTTGTCAAGCATGATTCTTTGTTCGAAGTGAGCAACATTACGTTTTGTAGCTTTGACCATGTCAGGGTTAACTGATACATAGTCAATACCGCATTGAATCAAGAAGTTAGTAAAGTCTGGGTATTCTGATGGAGCTTGTCCACAGATTGAAACTGTCTTGCCATCTTTATGAGCTGTCTTGATTAAGTGATTAATAGCACGTTTTACAGCCAAGTTACGTTCGTCAAACAATCTTGAAACAGTATCGTTGTTTCTATCGCAGCCTAGAATCAACATTGCTAAGTCATTTGATCCGATTGAGTAACCATCAACGTACTTATTGAATTGATCAGCCAAAATAATATTTGAAGGAATTTCAGCCATCATGTAGATCTTGAAGTCATCGCCACGAACTAAGCCTTCATCTTTGATAATATCGGTAACTTTTCTAGCTTCGTCAACAGTTCTGACAAATGGAATCATGATATTCAAGTTCTTCAAACCAAATTCGTTACGAACTTTCTTGACAGCACCAAGTTCTAGTTTGAAGGCTTCAATATACTTAGGATCGTAGTAACGAGAAGCACCACGCCAACCTAACAAATCAGCTGGTTCATGTGGTTCATACTTGTCTCCACCCTTGAGGTTACGGTATTCACTAGACTTGAAGTCTGATAGACGTAAGACAACTGGTCTTGGAGCC comes from Companilactobacillus pabuli and encodes:
- a CDS encoding SDR family oxidoreductase; this translates as MNKEKVVIITGASSGIGAATTRELAKQHAKLVIGARRLDRLNELKAEFPDEDIITQKVDVTNFDEVQALIDTAKKEFGRVDVLYNNAGVMPVNALENRARDEWQRILDVNVMGVLNGIAAVLPTMIEQKSGHIIATDSVAGHVVVPNLAVYNGSKFAVRAIMEGLRQEQHNNNIRTTIVSPGSVATELYKSIGNADNQKAEIEVEKQIGLSAENIAKSVVFAINAPENMDLNEMIIRPIKQDI
- a CDS encoding DapH/DapD/GlmU-related protein, translating into MTCQSELFNVDERLVEQNQRLLQHLNTSRVCSQESNQLLSEILGYQLDSTDEIRLPFHTDYGRNIKFGKNIFINCDVTMVDIGKIIIEDYVIIGPNTTLLTTNYQTKNKAPIVIKQKANIGANVTIMPGVTIGKEAVVLAGSVVTKNVLANTVVMGNPAQEVKKGEVF
- a CDS encoding LysR family transcriptional regulator, with the translated sequence MELRVLRYFLAVVQEKNITKAAEKLLISQPALSKQLSDLEDELGTKLFIRGHRQITLTSEGQYLNTKAEEMVKLAKKISANIQSNQIISGDLTIGAGESIGMKRILDVLGNISQDYPDVKTHLISGDANEMEKSLNNGTLDFAVFMGERDLDDFNYLQMPETDHWGVIMREDALLANKEVIEPKDLLNLPLLVSSQALSSHRFDNWWGNLGPEMNITGTFTLAYNAELLVQSSHSYMLTFDHLLNRNNVQNLIFRPISPQIIEPITVVWKKNTVLSKVSQLFIKRLKASLQK